Genomic DNA from Desulfonema ishimotonii:
TTTTACAGCGTGGTCACAGGTTCTGAATCAGCGGGTGCTTCCGGTTTTGCCGCTTCTGTTTCTTCCGGTGCTGCTTCTTCCGGTGCTGCGGATTCATCGGCAGTTACCGTCTCTTCCTCGGAAACCTGGGACTGCGCCTCTTCTTTTGCACCTTCCAGCAGGCCGTTGATCATCGCGATTTTCTGCTCTACGAGCTGGGCCTGATAGCCTTCCAGCTTCAGCCGGGATGCTTCCTCAAGCGCCTTCAGTGCATCCTCCAGATCAGATGCCGCCCCCCGGGTAACCGCAACATCAGCCATGTAGAGCCATGTCATCAGGCTGACGCGGCTGAGCCGGGATTCGACAGCATTACGCTCCGCATCAGTATCTGCAAAGGGGAGTGCCCGACTCAGCAGAGAACGGACTTCTTTGATCTCAGGAGCTGATTCGGCCAGAAGAGAATCTGCCATATCGGAAAAATAGGCATAGGCAACCGTAAATGCGTCTTCCCGGGTGTAAACCTCTTTGACAGGCTCGGAAAGTTTCATGCCGTACAGGCTGGCAACCAGCTCTTTACCCAAAGGCGAAAAACTGCCCTTCCAGACCTGAACCGTGTCGTCCGACGGCGAAACCAGGTAGTACTTTGAAGAGTTTGAGTAACTGGCTGCGATAATCAGCGTAAACACCACGGCAAGACCGGCTGAACAATACCTGATGAGCCGGTAGACAGGATCTGCTTTTTTAGCGGCTTTCTCAGCAGCGGCCTTCTCGGCAGCGGCTTTCTCAGCAGCGGCCTTCTCGGCAGCGGCTTTCTCAGCAGCGGCCTTCTCGGCAGCGGCTTTCTCAGCAGCGGCCTTCTCGGCAGCGGCTTTCTCAGCAGCGGCCTTCTCGGCAGCGGCTTTCTCAGCAGCGGCCTTCTCGGCAGCGGCTTTCTCAGCAGCGGCCTTCTCGGCAGCGGCTTTCTCAGCAGCGGCCTTCTCGGCAGCGGCTTTCTCAGCAGCGGCCTTCTCGGCAGCGGCTTTCTCAGCAGCGGCCTTCTCGGCAGCGGCTTTCTCAGCAGCGGCCTTCTCGGCAGCGGCCTTTTCGGCAGCGGCCTTCTCGGCAGCGGCCTTCTCGGCAGCGGCCTTTTCGGCAGCGGCCTTCTCGGCAGCGGCCTTTTCGGCAGCGGCCTTTTCGGCAGCGGCCTTCTCGGCAGCGGCCTTTTCGGCAGCGGCCTTTTCGGCAGCGGCCTTTTCGGCAGCGGCCTTTTCGGCAGCGGCCTTCTCGGCAGCGGCTTTCTCAGCAGCCTGCTTTGCTAATTCAGCAAAGTCAAAGTCAAATTTTCTGAACAGCACCTCGTGGGCCTTTTTGCTCTCCGCGCTGTCGGGATCAGCAAAAAAGGGCGGCGCGGAGAATCCTTTTTCATACGCCTCATCCGCAGCAGCCTTAAAGAGCGTTTCCGGCTTCCACGCATCGAACTTTTTGCGGAGAAGCACTTCCGTCGGGATCACCTTTCTGGGCGGTTTGGCCACCGCCGCAAAGTCAAAGTCAAATTTTCTGAACAGCACCTCGCGGGCCTTTTTGCTCTCCGCACTGTCGGGATCAGCAAAAAAGGGCGGCGCGGAGAATCCTTTTTCATACGCCTCATCCGCAGCAGCCTTAAAAAGCGTTTCCGGCTTCCACGCATCGAACTTTTTGCGGAGAAGCACTTCCGTCGGGATCACCTTTCTGGGCGGTTTGGCCACCGCCGCAAAGTCAAAGTCAAATTTTCTGAACAGCACCTCGCGGACCTTTTTGCTCTCCGCGCTGTCGGGATCAGCAAAAAAGGGCGGCGCGGAGAATCCTTTTTCATACGCCTCATCCGCAGCAGCCTTAAAAAGCGTTTCCGGCTTCCACGCATCGAACTTCTTCTGAATAAGCGTTTTTACAGAAACCGGTTTCTCTTTAGCGGACGCTGCGGGCTTTTGATTTTTCCCCTTTTTGCTCACACCCTTTTTTGCAGCAGTTTTTTTAGGCGCGGCCTTTTTCGCAGTAGCTGACTTTTTTTTCTTTGGTGAAGTTGATTTTGCCGAACTTTTTTTTGCCATAAAAACCCCTTTGAATTTATAAGCGATTTAGCGTATAACTGAATAGTTAGATCAGAAACCATAACTGCCCTGATATATAAAATCGTGCTGTTTTTGTAAACAATTTTTTAAAATTAAGACCTTATGGGGATTCAGCAAAGCCTGCAAAACGTATTCATTTTTTAAAAAAGTCCCTAAAACCGGGCAGACAATATCTATCCCGAAGGTTCTTTAAAAAAACATGTTTCGCCGCCTCTGCATCACGTTTTCCAAGGGAACGACGTGATGCCGGATGTTTTACAGAATGACCATCTTCTGATTACACGAATCCCCCAACCGGATTGCAATGATGCCTGATGATGCCTGATTTTTCAAAATTTTCCCGTCCGATGCCGACACTGGCAGGGCTTCAGCTCAGAAGCTATTCAGTCAACTGTTCCATGGACAGGCTGAAGACCGGTATTGATAATCTCCGCCATGACGTTTATCTGAGTGAGGAGTTTGCCAAAAGCGTCCGGCATATTGTTTCACATGCCATTTCCCGCGTCACCCGGATGGAAGCCACTCTGGCCTCCGTTAAAAAATCAGACCTTGCAAAGGATAAGGAGCGGTTTAAAGAAAATTGCAAAGCCATCATGCTGGATGCGGTAAACGCCGCAAAGCTGAACCGGGAAGCCCAGATTGATATCCTGGCCCAGTTCGCCATCATAAAGCTTCTGCGTTCCGAACTTCACCGCCAGTATAACGCGCTGCTGGAGCAGTTAAAGCAGAAGATCCGGGGGTGCGAGATACGGGATGATCACGACGGTGCCGTCTCGTTCAAAAAGAAAATGAACGGGATGGCAGAAGAAAAAGAGGCTGTCATATCCGAAGCCGGGAATGAAATTTTTTCATATTTCAGAAAGGTGCAACTGCGGCATCTGAATGAAATGCGCCGGATCAATTTCGGTGATGAGGCGGTTATCCCGGATAATTTTTTCGCCAACCCCATGCTTTTCAGAGAGAACCCCGCCGATGATTTTTTTACGCTGAAAAAATATGAGATACTGCTGGGACACCGTCTTGAAGATCCGGATAAATACGATGCGCTGACAGCCCTGATCCGGGGACTTCTCATTGAAATTGAGACACGGGACATGAACATCCCCCGGGGGACGGACACGGAGCGGAATTTTCCAGATTCGGAACGGCTTAAGGCCATTGATGGCTGGCTGCAACAGGGTAGCAACGTCGATCTGCTGTTCAACTGTTTTCAGTCGGAATATCAGTATGAGCGTCTCCGGAAGGAGAAAAAGGAAAACGGGGAACTGGCACGCCTGAAAGCCAGTGCCCGGCATCAGCGGGTGCGGCTCAATTATTTTTATAAAAAATTCAAACGGCTGGGCATCCTTAGAAAAATTGTGGCATCCTACGAGATGCAGCCGCTCTGCTTTGAGTACTGTCCGCCCCTGGTTCCCCAGCTGATTTTGCAGTTTCTGGCCTCGAACAGCGCCGGAAAGGGCGTTGTCAGCCGGCTGAAGCGCCTAAAGAAGTTTTACAGGGGGGACTTTCCCATGGCCCCGCTCAGGAAAAAAAGATGGAAAATCCGGCGGCTTTTGCCCCGGAACCGGAAAGCGTACCTCATACGCTTTCTCAAGGATTTTTCCCGGTATCACAGAGATTCCCAGAATTACGAGGCCGTCAGGGTCGCAATGGATGCCATTAACCTGACAACGGATGAAAAGTTCATCCAGCTCTCGCGGACCAACAACACGCTGTATGAATTTCTGTTACCCGGCGAGCATGTTGCAGAAAAGAAGCCCATCATCAACCATGTGATCATCAAGGCAGATGTGCGCGGCTCGACCGATATGACCCACCGGATGGTGGAGAAAGGCCTGAACCCGGCCTCCTATTTCAGCCTGAACCTGTTTGACCCGATCACCGATATTCTGTCTGATTTCGGGGCAGCCAAGGTCTTTGTGGAGGGAGATGCCATCATCCTGTCCATCTTTGAAAGGGAGGAAACCCCTGAGGGCTGGTACAGCGTTGCACGTGCCTGCGGGCTGGCGGCCAGGATACTGCGGATTGTCCGGCGCTGTAATCTCCGAAACGAAAAATCCCACCTGCCGCCCATTGAGCTGGGCATCGGCATCAGTTACCATGAAGGCAGCCCCGCGTTTCTGTTTGATCAGGACCATCGGATCATGATTTCATCGGCCATCAATCTGGCGGACCGCCTCTCCGGCTGTTCAAAAAAATTGCGGAAACAGTTGAACAACAGTTATCCGTTTAACCTCTATGTGTTCCAGAGCGCAACCGAAAAAGAGAGGGCCGGAACGGCCGATGACCTGTCTCTCCGGTACAATGTGAACGGCATTGAGATCAACGCCGGGGGGTTCAGAAAGCTGCGCCGGGAGATTGAGATGAAATCCGTATGCGCCCACAACGCCTGCCTGTTTGACCGGGCTGATGTGAAACTGTACACGGGGAAATATCCGCTGATAACCGGTGAATATCAGCGACTGGTGATCCGCGAAGGCCGCATTCCCCGGGTAAATGCCGATACATTGGAGATATCGGAGTTGACAGACCGCAAATATTATGAGGTATGTACAGATCCGAAAATTTGTCAGCAGATCCGAAAGGTCTGCCGCGCCTGAGCCTGTTACGCGGATCTGAAAAACAGGCATCGGTAATGGCTGAAACCATTTACCCGAAAGCCGGATTTCAGGGAAATTGCATCTGAAACCGGCTCCTGATAACAGGATGAATCCCATGCATATGAAACTGAATGGCAAAGATAAATATACCATTGGCGTAATCTCCGACACCCACGGCCTTCTCAGGCCGGGCGCGTATGAAATACTGAAGGGCGCGGATCTGATCGCCCATGCCGGTGATGTCGGCGGGGCTGAAATTCTCCGTGAACTTGAAAAAATAGCGCCGGTCGTGGCGGTCCGGGGCAATACGGATGGCGGAAACTGGGCAGGCGGGCTCCCGGAGGAGGAGGTCTTCGAGGTGGGGGAAACGCTCATGTACATACGCCATGACCTGCACCGGATGCAGATTGACCCGGCCGGCGCGAAGTTCGACGTGGTCATCACCGGTCACACGCATCAGCCCGCTGTTCAGCAGAAAGACCGCGTCCTTTTTCTCAATCCCGGAAGTGCCGGACCCCGCCGGTTCGACTATCCGGTTTCCGTGGCAATTCTCAGGGTCAGCGGCCTTTCAGTCTCTCCTGAAATCATAAAGCTCTCAAATCTGTAAATTCCGCTCCGCCACCGCCTCTCGCCCGTTCATCACAGGTCAGATGCATTCGGATTTCTGAAGTCTGTGCATGTGTAAACTCCCGAAACGCTGAATGTCGCTCATGCGCTCCCCGCAGACAGCGGACGTTATCTGACGATCCGTACAGCAACCACACCGGAATCAGATGCGTCTGCCCTGCCGGTCATGAAATTCTTTCTTGATCTGATAATCAGAAGGATGTAGGCTAAGAAGTTTCGGAACTCAGATCTGTTGTACAAATTACGGAAGCGATCCGGCTATCTGTTCTCTTTCGGCAGTGTCAACGCCGCAGGTCGGTGACATCCCATCCCCGTGATTTCCCGGAGATGGCAAAAGGGTATTATTTTAATGAACATGACGGTCAGCAAAATGAAACTAACGATTAACGAAGTTGCGCAATGCCTTGATTTGCGCCTGAGTACGGTGGAGCGGTGGGTACGTCAGGGAAGAATTCCCATTCAGAAGAGCGGAGATCGCTACATCTTCAAACGGGCCTCACTGGAAAAATGGGCAGGCACCCACAACCTCCTGTTTTCCTTTCCCCTGAAAAAGGAAGCCGTTCAGCCGGATGCGCCGGCGGCAGACACCCTGCTGGGGGCCATGACACGCGGCGGGATGTATGCCGACGTCCGGGGGGATGACGTGGAAACGCTGCTGAAATCGGCAGTCGGTCAGATCACGTCGCTGTCGGACGCGGTCAGGGCAAAGCTGTCTGACCGATTGCTGCAACGGGAACAGCTCACCTCGACAGGCATCGGCAAAGGGATCGCCATTCCCCACCCCCGGACCCCCCTGGGGGAAGAAATCGCCGAGCCGCTGATCGCCACCGTTTTTCCGGCCACCCCCCTGGATTTCAGGGCCGTGGACAATCAGCCGGTTTTTGTCCTCTTCATTCTGGTCAGCCCCTCTCCGAAGCAGCATCTCCACCTCCTTTCAAGGCTCTCATTCTGCGTCCGGGATGACCATTTTATTGATTTCCTGAAAAGCCGGCCTGCACCGGACAGCTTCCTCCTGAAAATCGGGGAAGCCGAGGCCCGGATCGACCGGAAAGGGAGGCGTTAGTTCAGATTCATGCGTATGATCACTCCCTGGCGACACCCTGCAAACTGGAATATTTTCCGAATAGACGATCGGCTCCTGCTCATCTTCATCGGGATCATTGTCGGCGTGTGCAGTGGCGTGGCAGCCGTTGCCCTGAGCCGCACCCTGATTTTTCTCCTGAACTGGCTTCACCCGTTCCGCCATTACTGGTGGGCCTTTGTTCTTCCGGGCGTCGGTGCGGCCCTTTCCTCCCTGTTTCTGAACAACTTCCTCAACGAAGGGGCGGGCCACGGTGTGCCGGAAGTGATCTACAGCGTCTCCCGCTACGGGGGACTGATCCGCTTCCGCTCCAGCTTTTCACGGCTGATCTCCAGTTGCCTGACCATCGGCAGCGGCGGATCGGCAGGTCCCGAAGCCCCCATTGTGATGAGCGGGTCGGCAATCGGGTCCAATATCGCAAAATTTTTTTCACTCAACGACCGCCAGCGGGTCACGCTGGTGGGCTGCGGTGCGGCCGGGGCCATTTCCGCCATTTTCAACGCCCCCATCTCCGGAATGGTCTTTACCATCGAGGTGATTCTGGGCGAGTGGACCGCACTGAACATCGTCCCCATTGCCATCGCGTCGGTGGCCGGCACCGAGATTGCCCATCTGCTTCAGGGTGACCATATCGTCTTTGAGTACGGCCATTTCGACATCGCCTTTGTCGATATCCTCGCCTCTGCCGGACTGGCCGTTGTGGCGGCTGCCGTATCCATTGCCCTGACCCGCGCCATGCGGGGCATGCACAAAGTCGCGGGCAGGGTGCCCACCTCCCCGTGGGCGCGGGCCGCCCTGGGGGGATTTGCCGTCGGTGCGATCGGCATTTATCTGCCGGTTGTCCTGGGAGAGGGGTACCATTCCATTCAGGAGGCCATTGACGGCGTGTTTCTGCCGGGACTGGCCGTGGCCGCCCTGGCGACACTGTCCAAAATCCTGGCCACCGCCTTCACACTGGGCTGGGGTGGCTCCGGCGGGATATTTGCCCCCGCACTGGTCATCGGCAGCCTTGCGGGGCTGACCTTTCACCGCCTCATCGTCCTGATCTGGCCATCGGTGGCATGGGTCAACGAAGGATGCTTTGCCCTGCTGGGCATGGCCGGCCTGATCAGCGGAATGCTCCAGGCCCCGCTCACCGGTATTTTTCTCATTATTGAGATCACCGGCGGTTACGATGTGATTTTGCCGCTCATCGTGGTCTCGGCCATCTCCTCCACCGTGTGCCAGTATCTCGAACCCGCGTCGTTCTACCTGAAGGAGCTGGTGGAAAAGGGCCAGCTGCTAAGGCCCGGCACCGATGCCAGGGTGCTGTCAGACCTGAGCATCCAGGAGCTTCTGGAAAAGGACTGCATCTGTGTGGGCCGGAATATGCTGCTCCGGGAGTTTATCGACATCATTCAGGAATCCCACCGGAACTATTTTCCGGTCGAGGATGAGGAGACCGGCCACTTCCTGGGACTGATCCATCTGGACGACATCCGGCCCTATCTGTTCAACCCGGGGATGTATGACGCGGTGATTATGGAACAGCTGATGCACAGTCATGCCGAGGTGGTCCGGCTGGACGACGACCTCGGCAAGGTGCTGCGCCGGATGGACGAAAAGCGGCTGTTCAGTATGCCCGTGGTTTCAAACAACCGGTTTGTCGGGATGATTTCCAAAGCCACGCTTCTGGATCAGTACCGCAAAGAGCTGCGGGTACAGACCTGTCAATAAAGCCAGCGGCGTGCGGGGACGACGCCCCCGCACGCCCCGGTCAGCACAGCGCATATTCAAGATAAAAGGGAGATCAACAAAATGGAAGCTCAGTTATTTCACATATTCAGAAATACCCCCCTGGGCCGGGAGACCCTGCTCCAGTCTCTTTATTTCTGCAAAAAAACCGACGCGGCGCCGGTGGTCTACATTCCGAAATTTACAAAATTTCTGATGTACTTTGAAAACGACGTGGTGCAGGTGGATTTGGACGAATCCTATCTCTGCTCGGCCCATACGGCCTTTGAACACGCGGAAGCGCTGATCCGGGACGCACGGCTGGAGCCGAATTTTCTGGAACCCAGGAACTTCACGGCCTCCACCCTGCCCGACATACCGACCCACTTCGATTTTATGTGCTGCCCCCGGAGTGTCAGTGACCTCTCCTCCAAAATCGGCCTGGGCTACATCGGCCCCCGGGTCCGGCGGATCGTTAACGCAGCCCATTTCCCCGTGCTGCTGACCAGCCCGGTTTACAAGCCGTGGCACAGTATTGCCGTCTTTTTCGGCGGATCGGCCAACGCGGTCAGCGCGCTTCGCCTGGGATTGCGCATCCGCAGGATATCCGGCCTGCCCCTGGAGGTGTTTACACAGGCGGAAAAGAAGCCGGAATTCTATGAAAAAGTGATTCAGCAGGAGGGGCTTGAAGCGAAGATGGCGCAATCTGTGGACAAGTGGCATGTCTTTGAAACGGGCACCCTTGAGGAAAATCTCTACGACGTTCCCCACGACGCCCTGGTTATCATGGGCGCCTTTGGCCACGGCCTGATCAGGGATCTGGTCTTCGGCAGCATCATGGAGCGGATTCAGTCGATCATTTCAAACAACCTCCTGGTTGTCGGCCCCAGATATACTGCGAATATTTAGGGGTGTCCGTCCGGCATCTGCATTTCGCTCTCCGGTGAAACATCAGGAAGCGAAATGCAATCTCAGGCACAGGCAGGTTCAGATTCTCCAATGTCAGACAACCTATCGGCAACCCCCGACACGTTACGCCTCATTGCCCCCTGTATTGAAATTTAATGTAAGATATTGTTTTTTAAAAAAAATAAACAATAAAGATGTCTTTGTAAAAAATCCGTTTTATTCATTTTCTGCTGTTCCGTCAGAGGCAGGAACGCCGCTGTTTCAAAAAATTACGGATTTCTGTTTTGGCCGGAATGACGGTTTTTCATATTTTTTACAAGTTCATCAATAAAGGATATTATAAAAATGAATATCGGTGACAAGGTCATTGCGGTTGTCTATGAGCCTTTCTGGGAAAATAACAGAAATGTTTTCTGTACATTAAAACCCCTTATAAAAATTAATGGCGAAAAAGTTGATACCGGGGATTTTTATAACCGGAAAAGAATCTGGTGGAAGCTGACGCCGGAAGATGAAAAAAATGCCAGTGTGGGCCGCCTGCTCACCGTGGAACTTCAGTACGCCCCGTCCTTTGATCAGGGAAATTCCAACAGCGACCGGTTTCAGGTGGCGTTTAACAGCGCAGCCCCGGCCGATCAGGATGTTGTGGAAATTGTGAATGGCGTGTCGGAATTCAGCCTGCTAAAAAAAAGAATTATTCCAAATAAACGCGCTCTGACCCGCTGTATTTTCTGCAGGCTGGGCGGGGAGATCATAGGCCCTTTCACCTGTGAGCCTCAGAAATCAAAAGAGATGCCCGGCACCTTTGATAATCATATCAGTCCCGGCATCGGTGCCCACGAAGTGCGGCGTATTCCCTGGACCGAATTTGCAGCCACGGTTCATCCGATTGAACAATCGGTCGAGGTGGCGACAGAAGAACATGAAAAGAATCTGATTACCCTGGATTACGTTATTTTTCCCAGGCAGTCGATGGATGCGCTTCTGAAGAGGGGGATCGGAGAAATCGTTGATACCCGCAAAGATGAGGAAATCATCAGTGAGGTGGCCAAATCGATCAAATGGTCCAGGCGGGACAAGCAGGGAATCCGGCGGCTTGTCAAGGACATGGACAAGCGGAATATTGAAAAAGATAAAGAAAAAATTCTTGAAATCGTGGAAAGGGTGGAAAAAAATCATGAACTGCTCCGGGAACTGACCGATGAACTGCTGGAAGAGAAACGCCTTAGACCCGTGCTGGATGAGGCTATCCGGAAAAAATGCGAGGAACGCCGGGATGAAATCGAAAAGAAAACAGAGGCCCGGAAACAGGAACTGAACGCCCTTGAAGACAAAATTGAAAACAGAAAAAAACGGGAACTTGCAAAACTGGACGGGGAGCTTGCAAAACGGCGGAAGGCGTCTGAATCGGCAATCAGAGGCCGGGAGCAGGAACTGCAAAACAAAGAATCACTGATTAAAAGGCTGCTTGAAAAACTCGAACATAACCGGCAAAATCTTATTGAAGAGATACTCACGCTCATGCCGATCCTTGAAAAGACGGGCATGGAAAAGCCCCGTGAGCTGCCGCCCGAACTTCCCGTCAGTATGCCGCATGTTCAGGCAAGGCCATTCGCTGCGAAATTTCTCCCGCTCAGCGGCCTGCCCGGAGAGATCGCCGAACAGGACTTTCTGGACCGCTGGCGTGCCTTTACCCAGGCGTCCGGCTACAGTTTTGATGAGGACGATCTGATTAATTTTCATATCTGCATCAAATCCGAGGATATGAATATCCTGGCCGGACCAAGCGGCATCGGCAAGTCCTCCCTGCCCCGGCTCTATGCCAAAGCCCTGCACGGCAGCGCCGAAGGGCCATGCCGTTTTCTGATGGTCAGCGTCAAACCGGGGTGGCTTGACAGTCAGGAACTGATCGGTCATTTCAACGCGCTGGAAGGACGTTTCCAGCCGTCCGGCACCGGTTTATATGATTTTCTGATCAACGCGGATCTTGAGGCGGAATCCGGGGGAAGCGGCGTCTTTTTCTGCTGTCTGGACGAGATGAACCTCTCGCACATCGAACATTATTTTGCCGATTTTCTCAGCCTGCTCCAAAAGCCTGTTAATGAACGCACCCTCAGTCTTTTTTCCGGCTCTCAGTGTCGGACAGAGGATTCGTTCCGGGAATGCGACACGATTTTCATCCCGGAATCCCTGCGGTTCTGCGGCACAGTCAATGTGGATGAGACCACCAAATTTTTCAGCCCCAAAGTCATAGACCGGGTTCATTTTATTGAAATATCCCCACCGGATCTGAAAAATATAAAGTCATGGGCCAAAAAAGACATCCCTCCGTCCCGAAATGACAGCCCGGTTTCCCACCGGATTTACCAGTCATGGGCCCGTGACCCGAGTCAATCCCGTGATTTTGTGCTTTCGGTGCTGGGGGAATTTGAAAAGGATACTGATTTTCTAAAAATTTCTCCCAGAACCTATATATCGCTCTGCAACTATATTGCAAATGCCAGAGGGCTGCTGGATTCAGATCAGCAGGCAATGGATTTCGCCATTTTTCAGAAAATACTGCCCACACTGCGGGGACATTCATCTCAGTTCCGGGAAAACCTGAACCGGTTCAGCGAAATCTGCGACCGCAGGGGATACCGTCGCTCGGCAGAGCGCCTGAATCAGATGGCCAGAGCCCGGTTCATGGATTTTTTCAACTATTCTCTGGACTAGCGGAGTCGTTTTATGAAGTTCATTGTGTATCGGAACAACCGGAGGCTGCCACCGGTTGAACTTTCGCAGGCAGTTCGGTCCCCGCATACTTTCCGGGAGGTTTTCAAAGAACTGGACTGGATCGGCTTTGAACTGGAAGATGCGCGGCCGGATGCGGAATTTACGCTTTTTATCGGGGATAATCCGGTCCGCCAGCCGCCAAAAATTTACCGGAACACCCTTGTATGGCCGTCCGACCGGTATTTTGCCAACAGTTTTGGCAGAATCCGCCTGCGGCTCCGTATCCGGCTCCGGGGGGGAGAGCCGCAGGAAATTTTTGCAGGCGACCTGTCCTGTTATTCCAGCAAATTTACCGTTGATCAGTACCGGAAAATGCTGGCGGATATTTCCGGAATTGCCAGAGGGCTGATATTCGACGTTGTTTCAAACTCGTGCGTCATCTTCGGATGGGGCGAGACCAGTATGGTCCATGAAATGTCCGGGCTTGAGGAATACGCCGCACTGGAGCGGCTGATCCTCAGATTCGAAGCCATTCTGGATCGGATCAGCCAGATGCCGGATACCGCTATTGAGGTGCGCCAGACACGGCAACGCTGTTACGGATATGAAAATTTCTCACAAAGAGCCATTTCCCGGATGACGGCCAGCGGCTTTCATCCGGGAAATCCCAATATGCCAAAGCCCTTTCCATGCGAAGTCCGGAAAAAATTTATCAGCTATGATACCTGGGAAAACCGTCAGATCGCCGGTTTCTGCAACATCATCTCCTCACGTCTTGACTCGGTAATGAACAGCGCCCGCGAACAGAAACGAAAAATCCGGGAAACGCGCGGCTGGCGAAAGATGGCACCGAGGGGCCAGGTTTCGCTCTGGAATCTTGAAGACAGGCCGCGGATTGAACAGCTTGATAAATCCGTTGATGCCTGTCACACTCTTCGGGAGAGGATTGACAATTACCCGAAACGGTTCAAATTTCTGGAAGGCCTCTCCCCGGCAGAGCTGA
This window encodes:
- a CDS encoding DUF2357 domain-containing protein; amino-acid sequence: MKFIVYRNNRRLPPVELSQAVRSPHTFREVFKELDWIGFELEDARPDAEFTLFIGDNPVRQPPKIYRNTLVWPSDRYFANSFGRIRLRLRIRLRGGEPQEIFAGDLSCYSSKFTVDQYRKMLADISGIARGLIFDVVSNSCVIFGWGETSMVHEMSGLEEYAALERLILRFEAILDRISQMPDTAIEVRQTRQRCYGYENFSQRAISRMTASGFHPGNPNMPKPFPCEVRKKFISYDTWENRQIAGFCNIISSRLDSVMNSAREQKRKIRETRGWRKMAPRGQVSLWNLEDRPRIEQLDKSVDACHTLRERIDNYPKRFKFLEGLSPAELNLRPTPRFLRDLFYSHAYAVMTDFINSNGVLFDRKAFEHRVKDTAKLYEYWVYLLLYKYLSGRLGLRADHRRTLFPPRTDEDNIFVLNIESGSTAVFHTETDLRILLHYEPTFFPLPEARERKSRFYRSGLMENSLSLQPDIIIEAVTGPEKAPVSEYALVIDCKYSAKISGHHWYDVGKYQFQLFESIGHTNIARQLWLFYPGPHEGWKTNFPDPNPEHLISDSGAVAGEVSIAPLPGESGSQTVETLFDQLDKSVGAILRALLRSSGRR